A single window of Rhipicephalus microplus isolate Deutch F79 chromosome 5, USDA_Rmic, whole genome shotgun sequence DNA harbors:
- the LOC142817527 gene encoding uncharacterized protein LOC142817527 — MSNPKLTHYLINDSVIARAHTIKYLGVHLSSNISWSDHIEAICSSACKTLGFIRRNLYLANKSTKLLAYATLVRAKLEYASFIWNPHQSYLINKLEAIQNKATRFITKDYSRTSSITNLKKSLNLSTLENRRIIALLSHFHKLYHSSSSFRVRHITAAHRIFPRLDHPFKVQPVFARTNFLSKSPLFLAIYHWNKLPADVVSSQNHEDFMNKLKSYFNES; from the coding sequence ATGTCTAATCCTAAGCTTACTCATTATTTGATAAATGACTCAGTCATCGCGCGTGCGCATACAATAAAATACTTGGGAGTTCATTTATCTTCTAACATTTCATGGAGTGACCACATCGAAGCAATCTGTAGCAGTGCATGCAAAACTCTTGGTTTTATCAGGCGTAACCTTTATTTGGCAAACAAGTCTACTAAATTATTGGCCTATGCGACGTTGGTTCgcgcaaaactagaatatgcatcttttatttggaacccgcaccagtcttatctcatcaacaaactcgaagcaattcaaaataaagcaacccgcttcattaccaaagattattcacgaacatcaagcataactaacctaaaaaaatctctgaatctaagcaccctagagaatagaagaatcatagcacttctatctcatttccacaaactttatcactcatcatcatcgttccgcgtacgccacatcacggccgcccatcgtatctttccgcgcctggatcacccctttaaagtacaacccgtttttgctcgaacaaacttcttaagtaaatcccccctctttctcgcaatatatcactggaacaagctacctgccgacgtcgtttcttcccaaaatcatgaagatttcatgaataaacttaaaagttaTTTTAATGAAAGTTAA